A genomic region of Candidatus Poribacteria bacterium contains the following coding sequences:
- a CDS encoding phytanoyl-CoA dioxygenase family protein, producing PLSPPRIVSCWLALDDATVENGCMHVIPASHRDPRFSPEARAADVVAANAASERGEQPARTDRDTIASSDASIGTPVELRAGECMFHHCLNFHATPANRTDRQRRAFVMIFMAEGVRYHNAQSPHHVLVPTIEVADGEPLAGEWFPVA from the coding sequence CCCCTCAGCCCGCCCAGGATCGTCAGTTGCTGGCTGGCACTCGACGACGCGACCGTCGAGAACGGCTGCATGCACGTGATTCCCGCCAGCCACCGCGATCCGAGGTTCAGCCCGGAGGCGCGAGCCGCCGACGTGGTTGCGGCGAACGCGGCGAGCGAGCGCGGGGAACAGCCCGCGCGGACTGACAGAGACACGATCGCCTCGTCCGATGCGTCCATCGGCACACCGGTCGAGCTCAGGGCGGGAGAGTGCATGTTCCACCACTGCCTGAACTTCCACGCGACGCCGGCGAACCGAACGGATCGTCAGCGCCGAGCGTTCGTCATGATCTTCATGGCGGAGGGAGTGCGCTATCACAACGCCCAGTCGCCGCACCACGTCCTCGTGCCGACCATCGAGGTCGCCGACGGCGAGCCGCTGGCGGGCGAGTGGTTCCCAGTCGCTTGA